The Pseudomonas sp. B21-023 genomic interval CACATCAGGATGCCCGGCGACATGCTGTCCAGGCCGCTGAGCACGGTGGCGCCGGTGGCGGTGATGCCGGACATGCTTTCGAAGAAGGCGTCGGTGTAGCTGATGTGCTGGGTCAGCAGGAAGGGCAGGGCGGCGAACACGCAGACCACCAGCCAGCTGCTGACGGTCAGCAGGTACATGTCGCGGGGGCGCAGGTGCACGTGCTCGGGGCGGCCGGGGATGACCAGGCCCAGGCCCGCGAGGAAGGTGATCAGGCTCGACCAGAGAAACGACGGCATGTCGCCGGTGCGCTCGAAGACCACCAGGGTCGCCATGGGCACCACCATGCTCACCGCCAGGGTGATCAGGAAGATGCCGATGATGAAACCAATGATCCTTAAGGTCGGCAACGCCATGTGATCTGCTCTGACTCGCTACGGAAAGGGCGCCATTCTACCTGTGGGCCGGGTCTTGTAAACGCCGATTGGTGGCCTCCACGGAGCGGGCCTGCCCCGCGATGGCCGGATCGCGGGGCAAGCCCGCTCCCACTATCCCCCTCGATGGTGCAGAATGGCCGCACTTTCAATCTGCCAGGAGGGTAGCCGATGGAGGCTCTCGACGCATTGCTCAACCGTGTTTCCGTGCCACGCCTGACTGACCCGGCGCCCAATGCCGCCCAGCGCGAGGCGCTGTTCCAGGCCGCATTGCGTGCGCCAGATCATGGCCAACTGCGACCCTGGCGTTTCCTGACCATCGAAGGCCAGGGCCGGGAAAAGCTCGGCGAGCTGTTCGCCGAAGCCGTGCAAGCCAAGGGTGAAGCCACCCAGGCGGCGCTGGACAAGGCCCGGGCGATGGCGCTGCGCGCGCCGTTGCTGATCGTGGTGATCGCCCGGCTGCAGGACCACTTCAAGGTGCCAAAGATCGAGCAGCGCCTGGCCGCCGGCTGCGCCGCCCATGGCATCCTGATCGCCGCTCATGCCCAGGGTATCGGCGCGGTATGGCGCACCGGCGACATGGCCTTCGACGCCCATGTGCACAAGGGGCTGGGGCTTGCCGAGAACGAAGAGCTGATCGGTTACCTGTATGTCGGCACGCCAATGGCCGAGCCACGCACTGCGCCGATCCTGAAAACTGCCGAGTACGTCAGCGCCTGGGGCGAGTGATTGAGTGGGGCCGCTTTGCGGCCCCAGGATCTGTCAGCCAGCGCTGACCTCACGCGGCAGCTCCAGCGTAGCCACGAACCCACCCTGCGGATGGTTCGCAAGCTTCAGGCTGCCACCATGGCGCTCCGCCGCCTTGCGTGCAATCGCCAGCCCCAGCCCATGTCCCGGCGCTTCTTGCCCCGGTGCCCGGAAGAATGGCTCCCCCAACTGCTCCAGATGTTCCGTCGCCACCCCCGGGCCGTGGTCGCGCACGCTCAACACGATGCGGTCCTGTTCGCGGCTGGCGCGCAGCTCGATTGGCTTCCCGGCCGGATTGAAGCGCAGCGCATTGCGCAGCAGGTTGTCCACCGCCCGTTCGATCAGCGTCGGCCAGCCATGCAGGGTCAGGCCCGGCTGCATCTCCAGGCGTACCTCCTGGTCCGGCGCTGACAGCTGGGCGTCCTTGCGCACGCCGCCCAGCAAGGCATTGAGGTCCACCGGCTCTGCATGCGCCTGCTCGGCATCGACTCGGGCCAGCACGAGGATTTCGCTGATCAGGGCTTCCAGGCGGTCGCATTCGCGGGTCAGGCGTGGCCACAAGGCCTGCCGCTGTTCGGGTTCGGCGCGCTCGGCCAGCGCCAGGGCGATGCGCAGCCGCGCCAGTGGCGAACGCAGTTCGTGGGACACATCGCGCAGCAACTGGCGCTGGCTGCCGATCAGGCTCTGCAGGCGTGCGCCCATCTTGTTGAAGTCGTTGGCCAGCACGCCGAACTCGTCGCGGCGCACGGCCAGCCGCGCCAGGCTGTTCTGCTGGTAGCTGGTTTGCCCCAGGTCGTGCACGGCGCCGCGCAGGCGGCTGAGCGGGCGGGTAATCGACAGGGTTACCAGCAGGCTGAACAGGGTCAGCACCACCAAGGCTATGCCCAAGGCGCTGAGCGGCCAGATCAGGCTTTCGCGGTGCCAGGCGGCCAGCTCCGGGTGGGGGATACGGTAGATCAGCAGGTAGGTCTCACCGCTGCCGGGGCTGGTGTATTCCTCGGTCAGGCGGCGCCACGGCAGACGACGTTCGTCGTTGTGCTGGCGTGCCTCGAAGGCGGCGGCGCGGCGCGGGAAGGTGCCGGGGACCACGGCATCGCCGCTGTCGTCGAGCACCTGCACGTCGATCTTGTAGCGCTGCTTGCGCCGTTCCAGGAAGCGTTGCGACGACTCCAGGCCTTCCTGTTCGTAGTGCTGGGCCCAGTGACTGGCCAGGTTGTTCAGGCCCGGGTGGCGACTGAGGATCCAGGTGTCCTGGTTGAGCATGTGCCCGAGCAGGATCGACAGCCCGGCGACCAGGGCGATGGCCAGCCAGAAGCTGGCCAGGATGCGCCAGAACAGTGAACGCAAGACAAGCACCTCCAGGAAATGGCGAAAGCCCGGCCCGCTGGGAAGCGGGCCGGGCATCGGGCTGACAGCTTACTGGGCCTTGCCGGTTTTTTCAGCCTTCCAGGCCTGGAACTCCTGCCACTCGGCCTTGCGCGCGGCGCGCTCCTTCTGCAGGTCGTCGAATTTCTTCTGCTGGTCAGGCTTGAGCAAGGCGCGGATCTGGCCTTCGGTCTTGTCGTGGCTGGCCTTGAGCTCGTCCTTCAGGGCTTTCTGCTCGGCCGCCGGTAGCTTGGCGATGTAGCGTTCGTTGATGTCGCGGCGCTGCTTCATCTGCTCGCCCATCAGCTTGCCGATCTGCTGGCGCTGGTCGCGGCTCAGGTCCAGCTGGGCGAAAGGCGCGTCACCGCGATGATGCGGGCCATCGTGGCGCGGGCCGCCTTCGGGCATGGCCATGGCCACGGTCGGCAGGGCGGCGGCGAACATCAGGGCGATAAGGGACTTGCGCATGGTGTCTCTCCTTTCAGGGGCCGGTGGTTACCGGATGAGCCCAGTCTAGGGAGATCAAGGTCAAGGGCGGTCAGGCGAGGGTAAAGGCTGGGTAAAGATGACAGGGCCGCGAAGCGGCCCCGGTTTTCCTACAGACTGTAGTAATAGCCGCGGCTGCGCAGGGCGACGATGCGCGGACGGCCATCCGGGTGCGGCCCGATCTTCTTGCGCAGGTTGCTGACATGCATGTCCAGGCTGCGGTCATAAAGCGTGAGCTTGCGGCCCAGGCCGATCTGCGCCAGTTCCTGCTTGTCCAGCGGCTCGCCGGGTTGGCGCAGCAAGGCTTCGAGGATGCGGCTTTCCGATAGCGTGAGGGTCATCTCGCGCTGGTCGATGCTGACCACGCCGCGTACCGGACTGAAGATCAGGTCGCCGATCTCCACCTGGCTGCTGGGCGCGCTGGGGTGGCTGCGGCGCAACACTGCGCGCAGGCGGGCGGTGAGCTCGCGGGGGTCGCAGGGCTTGGCCAGGTAGTCGTCGGCGCCCAGTTCCAGGCCAAGGATGCGGTCCAGCGGCTCGCCGCGGGCCGAAAGCATCAGCACCGGCAGGTCGGTGTGTTCGCTGCGCAGCTGTTTGAGCAGTTCCAGGCCGCTGCCATCGGGCAGCATGACATCCAGCACCACCGCCGCCGGGGCGTGGGTTGCCAAGGCCTGGCGCGCACTCTGGCCATCGTGGCAGGCGCGCACCGCAAACCCTTCCTGGGTCAGCCAGCTGCCGAGCAGCTCGCACAGTTCCTGGTCATCATCAATCAGTAACAGCTCGCTCATTTCTCACTCAATTCAACCATTGCCGGCGTCTTCTGTGTCCGCCGCTGGCTAAGATACCGCAGACTGCGGACAACAGTGCAACGGCCGAGCCGATCAGGAACCATTGCTGCTGGTCGGTCAGCGGGCTTTGCGGGGCGCTGGCGCCTGCCTGCAGTTCCTTGATCGTCAGCTTCAGTCGCTGGTTGTCCTGGCGCAGGCGGGCGAGCTGGGCGCTTTCACGCTCGCTGTCCTGGTTCTGCAGTTGCTGGGTCAGCGCCGTGCGCTGTTTCTCGCTCTCTTCCAGGCGCTGCTGCAAGTCGGTGATCCGCGCCCCGGCTTCCAGCGACAGCGGCTGTTCGGCCGCGGCGAAAGGGGACAGCAGCAACAGGCAAAGCAGCAGGGACATCGGACCTTGACGCATTGGAACTCCTGATTCGTATCGATTCAGGAGGTTGTCGGCCAGTCGTCGGATTTTATGAATAGTGCCGCGCGGGGTGTAGCTGGGAGCGGCTTCGTGGGCGCGGGCTTGCCCCTGCGAAGCCCGTCCCGGTAAAGCCTGTTACGGCAGGACTTGCTTGAACGGCTTGACCACGACCTTGGCGTACACGCCCGCGGCGATGTACGGATCGGCGTCGGCCCAGGCCTGGGCGGCGGCCAGCGAGTCGAACTCGGCGACGATCAGGCTGCCACTGAAGCCGGCGGCGCCCGGGTCGTTGCTGTCGATGGCCGGGTGCGGGCCGGCGAGCACCACACGGCCTTCGGCCTTGAGCTGCTGCAGGCGCTCGATATGCGCGGGGCGGGCGGCCAGGCGGTTTTCCAGGGAGTTTTCGACGTCGCTGGCGATAATGGCGTAAAGCATGTCAGTCCTTGGTTTTGGAGGTGGAGGGGTCGGCATCGTGCAGGTGGCGCGACAGGTAGACACCCTGGGCCACCAGGAACAGCACGGTCATGCCCAGGCTGCCGAATACCTTGAAGTCGACCCAGATGTCCTGGAAGGTGAAGGCGACGAACAGGTTGGCGGCGCCGCATACGAGGAAGAAGGCGATCCATGCCACGTTCAGGCGGTTCCACACTGTTTCTGGAAGTGTCAGGGCATGGCCCATGATGCGTTTGATCAGCACCCGGTCACCGATGAAGTGGCTGCCGGCGAACGCCAGGGCGAACAGCCAGTTGACCACGGGCGCCTTCCATTTGAGGAAGGTCTCGCTGTGGAAGGCCAGGGTCAGGCCACCGAACACCAGGCAGGCGACCAGGGTCAGCAACTGCCCC includes:
- a CDS encoding nitroreductase family protein, whose translation is MEALDALLNRVSVPRLTDPAPNAAQREALFQAALRAPDHGQLRPWRFLTIEGQGREKLGELFAEAVQAKGEATQAALDKARAMALRAPLLIVVIARLQDHFKVPKIEQRLAAGCAAHGILIAAHAQGIGAVWRTGDMAFDAHVHKGLGLAENEELIGYLYVGTPMAEPRTAPILKTAEYVSAWGE
- a CDS encoding HAMP domain-containing sensor histidine kinase, with the protein product MPGPLPSGPGFRHFLEVLVLRSLFWRILASFWLAIALVAGLSILLGHMLNQDTWILSRHPGLNNLASHWAQHYEQEGLESSQRFLERRKQRYKIDVQVLDDSGDAVVPGTFPRRAAAFEARQHNDERRLPWRRLTEEYTSPGSGETYLLIYRIPHPELAAWHRESLIWPLSALGIALVVLTLFSLLVTLSITRPLSRLRGAVHDLGQTSYQQNSLARLAVRRDEFGVLANDFNKMGARLQSLIGSQRQLLRDVSHELRSPLARLRIALALAERAEPEQRQALWPRLTRECDRLEALISEILVLARVDAEQAHAEPVDLNALLGGVRKDAQLSAPDQEVRLEMQPGLTLHGWPTLIERAVDNLLRNALRFNPAGKPIELRASREQDRIVLSVRDHGPGVATEHLEQLGEPFFRAPGQEAPGHGLGLAIARKAAERHGGSLKLANHPQGGFVATLELPREVSAG
- a CDS encoding Spy/CpxP family protein refolding chaperone translates to MRKSLIALMFAAALPTVAMAMPEGGPRHDGPHHRGDAPFAQLDLSRDQRQQIGKLMGEQMKQRRDINERYIAKLPAAEQKALKDELKASHDKTEGQIRALLKPDQQKKFDDLQKERAARKAEWQEFQAWKAEKTGKAQ
- a CDS encoding response regulator transcription factor is translated as MSELLLIDDDQELCELLGSWLTQEGFAVRACHDGQSARQALATHAPAAVVLDVMLPDGSGLELLKQLRSEHTDLPVLMLSARGEPLDRILGLELGADDYLAKPCDPRELTARLRAVLRRSHPSAPSSQVEIGDLIFSPVRGVVSIDQREMTLTLSESRILEALLRQPGEPLDKQELAQIGLGRKLTLYDRSLDMHVSNLRKKIGPHPDGRPRIVALRSRGYYYSL
- a CDS encoding translation initiation factor 2, which gives rise to MRQGPMSLLLCLLLLSPFAAAEQPLSLEAGARITDLQQRLEESEKQRTALTQQLQNQDSERESAQLARLRQDNQRLKLTIKELQAGASAPQSPLTDQQQWFLIGSAVALLSAVCGILASGGHRRRRQWLN
- a CDS encoding YciI family protein produces the protein MLYAIIASDVENSLENRLAARPAHIERLQQLKAEGRVVLAGPHPAIDSNDPGAAGFSGSLIVAEFDSLAAAQAWADADPYIAAGVYAKVVVKPFKQVLP
- a CDS encoding septation protein A encodes the protein MKQFIDFIPLLLFFIVYKLDPRPVEFAGHGFEFGGIYSATAMLIVSSVVVYGALFLRHGKLEKGQLLTLVACLVFGGLTLAFHSETFLKWKAPVVNWLFALAFAGSHFIGDRVLIKRIMGHALTLPETVWNRLNVAWIAFFLVCGAANLFVAFTFQDIWVDFKVFGSLGMTVLFLVAQGVYLSRHLHDADPSTSKTKD